One Cololabis saira isolate AMF1-May2022 chromosome 18, fColSai1.1, whole genome shotgun sequence genomic region harbors:
- the LOC133418699 gene encoding neuroendocrine protein 7B2, protein MKVTDSNVIRFHLQVLYGISTKNFEKKKETPFISGPKVFGVPLDHLPRQYIPEFGLVPCFLVEACSLLLERAGTVGLFRKPGSLSRIKTLRAKLNRGESCLATALPYDVATLVKQFCRELPEPLFPSGLHAALLKAPALAALQDRMAALQLLSCLLPARYFSSLHYLFDFLCRVSLRCGDNLMTSSTLATVFVPSLLPPPNKTEMSERRLGLRVLVLKMFIENPHLFGNKPAMRDMGWSAVSVLSLLLWTQLGAAAARSMRTADPLAEADIQRLLHGVMEQLGIARPRVEYPAHQAINIVGPQSIQGGAHEGLQHLGPYGNIPNIVAELTGDNVPKDFSDDHSYPDPPNPCPLGKTADGCLENAPDTAEFSREFQKHQHLFDPEHDYPALAKWNKELLYQKLKGGPSRKKRSVNPYLLGQRLDNVVAKKSVPHFSEEDEEEGPTVPAATKSTA, encoded by the exons ATGAAGGTTACAGACAGTAATGTGATCCGGTTTCACCTTCAAGTCCTCTATGGGATTTCTACAAAgaattttgaaaagaaaaaggagacgCCGTTCATCAGTGGACCAAAGGTCTTCGGTGTTCCCCTGGACCATCTGCCCAGACAATATATTCCTGAGTTTGGACTTGTACCCTG CTTCTTGGTGGAAGCTTGTTCTCTGCTGCTGGAGCGAGCCGGGACTGTGGGTCTGTTCAGAAAACCAGGCTCTCTTTCTCGCATCAAGACCCTCAGG GCCAAGCTGAATCGTGGAGAGAGCTGCCTGGCCACAGCCCTCCCCTATGATGTTGCCACACTCGTCAAACAGTTCTGCAGGGAACTTCCAGAGCCGTTGTTCCCCTCTGGGCTCCATGCAGCTCTGCTCAAAGCCCCGGCCCTGGCCGCCCTGCAGGACAGGATGGCCGCCCTCCAGCTGCTGTCCTGCCTGTTGCCTGCCAGATACTTCTCCAGTCTGCATTACCTGTTTGACTTCCTCTGCAGAGTGTCTCTGAG ATGCGGTGACAACCTGATGACCAGTTCCACCCTCGCTACCGTCTTCGTTCCGAGTCTCTTACCACCGCCAAACAAAACAGAGATGTCAGAAAGGCGACTTGGGCTCAGAGTTCTTGTCCTGAAGATGTTCATTGAGAATCCCCATCTCTTTGGTAATAAACCTGCC ATGAGGGACATGGGGTGGTCGGCTGTGTCAGTGCTCAGCCTGCTGCTGTGGACGCAGCTCGGCGCGGCCGCGGCCCGGAGCATGCGCACTGCGGACCCGCTGGCGGAGGCCGACATCCAGCGGCTGCTGCACGGCGTCATGGAGCAGCTGGGCATCGCCCGGCCCCGGGTCGAGTACCCCGCTCACCAGGCAATCAACATCGTCGGGCCGCAGAGCATACAGG GTGGTGCTCACGAGGGCCTGCAACATCTTGGCCCTTATGGAAACATTCCCAACATTGTGGCTGAGCTGACGGGGGACAATGTTCCCAAAGACTTCAGTGACGACCACAGCTACCCAGACCCTCCAAACCCCTGTCCTCTGGGAAAGACGG CAGATGGCTGCTTGGAAAatgctcctgacacagctgagTTCAGCAGAGAGTTTCAAAAACATCAGCATCTGTTTGACCCCGAACATGACTACCCAGCTCTGGCAAAGTGG AACAAGGAGCTTTTGTACCAAAAACTGAAGGGAGGACCAAGCAGAAAAAAGAGG AGTGTGAACCCTTATTTACTGGGCCAGAGGTTGGATAATGTGGTCGCCAAGAAATCAGTTCCCCACTTCtctgaggaagatgaggaggaaggaCCGACTGTTCCTGCAGCTACCAAGTCCACAGCCTAA